The following coding sequences lie in one Eremothecium sinecaudum strain ATCC 58844 chromosome IV, complete sequence genomic window:
- the RPS6A gene encoding 40S ribosomal protein eS6 (Syntenic homolog of Ashbya gossypii AGR197C; Syntenic homolog of Saccharomyces cerevisiae YBR181C (RPS6B) and YPL090C (RPS6A); 1-intron in Ashbya gossypii), with protein MKLNISYPVNGTQKTVEIDDEHRVRVFYEKRIGQEVDGEAVGDEFKGYVFKIAGGNDKQGFPMKQGVLLPTRVKLLMAKGTSCYRPRRTGERKRKSVRGAIVGPDLAVLALVIVKKGEQEIEGITNETVPKRLGPKRANNIRKFFGLTKDDDVRDFVIRREVSKGEKSYTKAPKIQRLVTPQRLQRKRQQRSLKIRNAQAQREAAAEYAQLLAKRLSERKAEKAEERKRRASSLKA; from the exons ATGAAG TTGAACATTTCTTACCCAGTTAATGGTACTCAAAAGACCGTTGAGATCGATGACGAGCACCGTGTCCGTGTTTTCTACGAAAAGAGAATTGGTCAAGAAGTCGACGGTGAAGCTGTCGGTGACGAATTCAAGGGTTACGTCTTCAAGATTGCCGGTGGTAACGACAAGCAAGGTTTCCCAATGAAGCAAGGTGTCTTGTTGCCAACCAGAGTTAAGCTATTGATGGCTAAGGGCACTTCTTGTTACAGACCAAGAAGAACTGGTGAAAGAAAGAGAAAGTCTGTCAGAGGTGCTATTGTCGGTCCAGATTTGGCTGTCTTGGCTTTGGTTATCGTCAAGAAGGGTGAGCAAGAAATTGAAGGTATCACCAACGAAACTGTTCCAAAGCGTTTGGGTCCAAAGAGAGCTAACAACATCAGAAAGTTTTTCGGTTTGACCAAGGATGACGATGTCCGCGATTTCGTTATCAGAAGAGAAGTTTCCAAGGGTGAAAAGAGCTATACCAAGGCGCCAAAGATTCAAAGATTGGTTACTCCTCAAAGATTACAAAGAAAGAGACAACAAAGATCTTTGAAGATCAGAAACGCTCAAGCTCAAAGAGAAGCTGCTGCTGAATACGCTCAATTGTTGGCTAAGAGATTGTCTGAAAGAAAGGCTGAAAAGGCTGAGGAGAGAAAGAGAAGAGCTTCTTCCTTGAAGGCTTAA